The genomic DNA ATTAATACCCATTGTCATATTGATCATATCGTTGGGAATGCATATATCAAGCGTACTTATTCTGTAAAATTGGCTATACATCCTGCAGATTTAAGTCTTTTATCAATAGCCGCCGATCATGCTCCTCGTTATGGCATACATGGTTATGAGCCTACACAAGCAGATATATTTCTTACAGCAGGTGATATTATACAAATAGGTAATAACCAGCTAAAGGTATTACATGTCCCAGGCCATTCTCCAGGACACATAGCTTTATATAGTGAAAAAGACCAGTTCTGCTTGGTAGGAGATGTGTTGTTTAAAAATTTTATAGGACGAACCGACTTGCCAGGTGGTGATTATGTAACATTGATTCAAACCATACATGAACAGTTATTTGCCCTGCAAGATGAGGTAATTGTGTATTCAGGTCACGGACCTAATACAACCATAGGAACTGAAAAAACGAATAATCCTTTTGTACACTTATAAGCAGAGTAAATTGAGAGTAGGAAATAGACAATAGAGATCTTCTGAAACCTAAGGAATAAGCATAAATGTATAAATTAGGGATAAAAAAACAGAAAGATTAATGGAAAACAGTCATCTAAAAACCTTAAAGCCAGAAGAATTCCGTCGCTTAACAGGCGTAAAGGCTGAGACATTTGCCAAAATGTTAGCTATCATACAGAAAGC from Candidatus Amoebophilus asiaticus 5a2 includes the following:
- a CDS encoding MBL fold metallo-hydrolase, with amino-acid sequence MLTVKRFTFNPLAEHTYVVYDPLDRRCAVIDPGCLEPHEQKRLSDFIQNEQLQVEHLINTHCHIDHIVGNAYIKRTYSVKLAIHPADLSLLSIAADHAPRYGIHGYEPTQADIFLTAGDIIQIGNNQLKVLHVPGHSPGHIALYSEKDQFCLVGDVLFKNFIGRTDLPGGDYVTLIQTIHEQLFALQDEVIVYSGHGPNTTIGTEKTNNPFVHL